From the Thomasclavelia ramosa DSM 1402 genome, the window GTAAAAATTCTGCTCGACCATGAGCCCAAATCGATGAACAATATAAATAATGAGATATCTTAATTTCCTTCAATGCTGTAACCATTTTTTTCGTATCTTCGATATTAAAGTTGATTAAGTCTACAACAATATCAGCATTCATTTTAGCAACTTTATAAGCAAAGTCTTCATCTTTATTACGATCTAAAACTACTTGTTCTACCATCTTCCAAGCAGGATCATTTATGTATGGCTTACTTTTACCCCGACTAATTGCTACAACTTTAAACCCTCCCTTCACTAATTTAGGCACTAAATATGAACCGATATGTCCACATGCCCCAATAACAACTACTTTCATAAATCTTCCTCCTTTTGATAAACCTATCTTAATTCAAATAAAGATGACATTAAAGCTAGTTTTATCCTTTTAGAAAAGCTTTCTCATTTATCTTTATAAATACAAGTATCATTTGTAAAAGCCTTTTACAAACCGCTTTGCTTAATCCATTGCTTATCATATTTGTTATGATAGAATATAATAGAAACGATAATACCAGGAGGGCGAGCAATGCTATTACAAGAAAAAATGAAAAACACAAAATTTTCTCCAAGTGAAGAAATAGTTATTGATTTTATCTTAACAAAACAAGAGCGAATAAAAGATTATTCGACAACGATGATTGCTGGTGAAACATATACTTCACCATCGCTATTGGTTAGAATTTCTAAAAAATTAGGATTCAGTGGTTATAATAATTTTAAAAACGCCTTTTTAGAAGAAGTTCAATATTTGCACAAAAGTCATTTAAATATAGATGCCAATCAACCTTTTTTAAAAACAGATTCAATTATGAATATCGCTAACAAAATAACACAGTTAAAAACTGAAAGTCTTAATGATACCCTTTCATTAATTCATCACGATACACTGCAAAAAGCAGTGAGAGCATTACAAAAAAGTAATACTGTTAAAGTTTTTGGTGTTTCTAATTTATCATTTCCAGCTGAAGAATTTGTTTTTAAATTACGCCACATCGGTAAAAATGCTGAAGTTTTTGTGTTAAATAGCAATATCTATCAAGAAGCAATGATGGCCAATTCTAATGATTTAGGAATTTGTCTTTCATATTCTGGAGAATCTGGTGAAATTATTAAAATTGCTAATATTTTAAAGAAAAAGAATGTCCCTATTATCGCAATAACAAGTATTGGTGAAAATAGTTTAACTCGATTAGCTGATATTGTTTTACGGGTTACAACAAGAGAAAAATCATATTCAAAAATTGGTGCTTATTCTTCACTAGAATCCATCTCACTTATTTTAGATGTATTATATTCTTGCTTTTTTACAACAGCCTATGATCAGCATTATACTTTTAAAACTGAACTCGCTAAAAATACGGAATCACGAGAAATTACTAATTTAATTATTCAAGAAAATGAACAAAATGAAAAAGAATGACTTTTAACAAAAGTCATTCTTTCCTATTATTTAAGCTGATGCAAACGTGAATATTCTTGAGCAATTAGTCCGGCAATAAATTGTAATTGATAAGGATGACTGTTTTGATCTTGTAACGATTTAAATAAAATTGTTCGATCAATACATTCAGGATACTCTCTGTCATCACTCGATATCATCCATATTTTAGGTGCTGTTAATCTTTTTTTCAAAGCTCTTAAATCTTGATAATCAAAATATGCACCTGTATACGAAAAAATTATAATCAAATCATCTT encodes:
- a CDS encoding MurR/RpiR family transcriptional regulator, which produces MLLQEKMKNTKFSPSEEIVIDFILTKQERIKDYSTTMIAGETYTSPSLLVRISKKLGFSGYNNFKNAFLEEVQYLHKSHLNIDANQPFLKTDSIMNIANKITQLKTESLNDTLSLIHHDTLQKAVRALQKSNTVKVFGVSNLSFPAEEFVFKLRHIGKNAEVFVLNSNIYQEAMMANSNDLGICLSYSGESGEIIKIANILKKKNVPIIAITSIGENSLTRLADIVLRVTTREKSYSKIGAYSSLESISLILDVLYSCFFTTAYDQHYTFKTELAKNTESREITNLIIQENEQNEKE